CAGCAGCACTGTGGGTATCCATTTTCTCATGCTCTTCTTCGCCTCCACCATAATAAGATTCCGATGACCGCGAACAGCAACGGCAATCCGATGACAGATATGGTCAATATCGTTTTCGCTTGTGCAGGAGTCAAGTAAGCTACCTTATAATCCTGCTCCTGACGAGGACGAATAGTGAGCCCATCAGAATGCTCCTGCACATAATTCAGACTGTTCAGCACAAAGTCTCGATTGCCTCCTGTGCCGATCTCAGTGTCGCTTAAGAGGGCAGACGTTCCGAGAATAACGGCTTTGGGCTTGCCGTCTTTCCCTTCTACCGCATAACCGAGATCCAGCGGCCCCTGCGGGTCCTTGTCATCCTTCTGTGTTTCGTTGTTCAGCAGACCTTGGATATTCGTTTCACCATAGCTAGCTCCAGAAGATTTCATCAAAAGCGTCGTCTTCCAATCCTTCTGCTCTCCTGCCTGCAAAGCAATAGACAATGAAAGAACAGGGTACAGATTGGAAGCCGCCAACTTATCGGTGATCGCATGACTGCCGAAGGTAGGAACCGTCCATAGCGGTCCAAGTGTATTCGTCTGTTCTTGATCCACCACGATGGCATGAGTGTCCTTCACTCCATAATCAGCCGCTAATGCATCAAGGTTTTTCCAATCGGACCCCATGTTCGGGTGAAAGCCTAGTGCCATAAAAAGCTTTCCGCCACCATTCAGATACGTACGAATACTCTTCAGTTCTGTTGCACTGATATCACGTTCTGGTCCAACAATAGCCAATACAGACGCATCTTTGGGTACACTACCCGCCTGATTGAGCTGAACTTCCTCTGTTTTCACATTATCTTGTGACAGTGAGCTACTTAATTCAGTCATTTGGGACAATGGGATTTCCTCATGTCCAGTTAGAAAGGCCACTTTTCCTTGACGGGTAGATGATAATCCCAACAATCCACTCGTCAGCTTTTCTTCCCCCGTAAATTGGTATGCCCCTTCACCACTCCCCTGAGCTTGCGTAAATAGACTCCCAATATCTATAACCCGTTTCTTCTCCCCCTGCACCAACACAATAGACGCTGCAGTAACACCATATTGCTTGGCCAGTATCGGTTCCTGATTCAGATCGTATTGCTCGACCTTGAGCTTGCTGTTACGCTTGG
The Paenibacillus peoriae DNA segment above includes these coding regions:
- a CDS encoding GldG family protein — protein: MKKWLGHTNSVVLSIAAVGIFILLTLFLRSLGGFQLDLTAGKQYTLSDQTLTTIQDVKEDVRLIAFTVSTSQNQKLNRDVTDMLNEYAKRNSKLKVEQYDLNQEPILAKQYGVTAASIVLVQGEKKRVIDIGSLFTQAQGSGEGAYQFTGEEKLTSGLLGLSSTRQGKVAFLTGHEEIPLSQMTELSSSLSQDNVKTEEVQLNQAGSVPKDASVLAIVGPERDISATELKSIRTYLNGGGKLFMALGFHPNMGSDWKNLDALAADYGVKDTHAIVVDQEQTNTLGPLWTVPTFGSHAITDKLAASNLYPVLSLSIALQAGEQKDWKTTLLMKSSGASYGETNIQGLLNNETQKDDKDPQGPLDLGYAVEGKDGKPKAVILGTSALLSDTEIGTGGNRDFVLNSLNYVQEHSDGLTIRPRQEQDYKVAYLTPAQAKTILTISVIGLPLLFAVIGILLWWRRRRA